A single genomic interval of Plodia interpunctella isolate USDA-ARS_2022_Savannah chromosome 14, ilPloInte3.2, whole genome shotgun sequence harbors:
- the LOC128675333 gene encoding uncharacterized protein LOC128675333 isoform X2, producing the protein MESLQNDVSKLPQMVMCGDHPSVTKADTAKDDKEKDKPKEKPPMSYARISPTSSATERTARPCLRASSEHAVQRRVDARRRVLSADIVGRAELEPAAPPDRSLVQALGSFRWPPYLLCVWVLVLLLTHALHALVAVLEHTLPTLKKFCQYFRTWTEQSWRADKADKSQRAWAASLAALTALLYALYCAVYSAHCVCVWAVEPLCAELDDDSRLTEYAAEGSNTSIKQ; encoded by the exons ATGGAGTCTTTACAGAACGACGTGTCCAAATTACCGCAGATGGT CATGTGCGGTGACCACCCGTCGGTAACGAAAGCGGACACGGCGAAAGACGACAAGGAGAAGGACAAACCGAAGGAAAAGCCGCCTATGTCCTACGCCAGGATCTCGCCCACG TCATCGGCGACCGAGCGCACCGCGCGTCCTTGCTTGCGCGCGTCGTCGGAGCACGCAGTACAGCGACGCGTGGACGCGCGGCGTCGCGTGCTGTCGGCCGACATCGTGGGCCGCGCTGAGCTGGAGCCCGCCGCGCCTCCCGACCGCTCGCTCGTACAAG CTCTGGGCAGCTTCCGCTGGCCGCCGTACCTGCTGTGCGTGTGGGTGCTCGTGCTGCTGCTGACACACGCCCTGCACGCCCTGGTGGCCGTGCTAGAACACACTCTGCCTACTCTCAA AAAGTTCTGCCAATACTTCCGCACGTGGACGGAACAGTCGTGGCGCGCGGACAAGGCGGACAAGAGTCAGCGCGCGTGGGCGGCGTCGCTGGCGGCGCTGACGGCGCTGCTGTACGCGCTGTACTGCGCCGTGTACAGCGCGCACTGCGTCTgcgtgtgggccgttgagccGCTGTGCGCCGAGCTCGACGACGACTCCCGCCTCACCGAATACGCGGCCGAGGGAAGCAACACCAGCATCAAACAGTGA
- the LOC128675333 gene encoding uncharacterized protein LOC128675333 isoform X1 → MESLQNDVSKLPQMVMCGDHPSVTKADTAKDDKEKDKPKEKPPMSYARISPTSSATERTARPCLRASSEHAVQRRVDARRRVLSADIVGRAELEPAAPPDRSLVQAALGSFRWPPYLLCVWVLVLLLTHALHALVAVLEHTLPTLKKFCQYFRTWTEQSWRADKADKSQRAWAASLAALTALLYALYCAVYSAHCVCVWAVEPLCAELDDDSRLTEYAAEGSNTSIKQ, encoded by the exons ATGGAGTCTTTACAGAACGACGTGTCCAAATTACCGCAGATGGT CATGTGCGGTGACCACCCGTCGGTAACGAAAGCGGACACGGCGAAAGACGACAAGGAGAAGGACAAACCGAAGGAAAAGCCGCCTATGTCCTACGCCAGGATCTCGCCCACG TCATCGGCGACCGAGCGCACCGCGCGTCCTTGCTTGCGCGCGTCGTCGGAGCACGCAGTACAGCGACGCGTGGACGCGCGGCGTCGCGTGCTGTCGGCCGACATCGTGGGCCGCGCTGAGCTGGAGCCCGCCGCGCCTCCCGACCGCTCGCTCGTACAAG CAGCTCTGGGCAGCTTCCGCTGGCCGCCGTACCTGCTGTGCGTGTGGGTGCTCGTGCTGCTGCTGACACACGCCCTGCACGCCCTGGTGGCCGTGCTAGAACACACTCTGCCTACTCTCAA AAAGTTCTGCCAATACTTCCGCACGTGGACGGAACAGTCGTGGCGCGCGGACAAGGCGGACAAGAGTCAGCGCGCGTGGGCGGCGTCGCTGGCGGCGCTGACGGCGCTGCTGTACGCGCTGTACTGCGCCGTGTACAGCGCGCACTGCGTCTgcgtgtgggccgttgagccGCTGTGCGCCGAGCTCGACGACGACTCCCGCCTCACCGAATACGCGGCCGAGGGAAGCAACACCAGCATCAAACAGTGA